The Hemiscyllium ocellatum isolate sHemOce1 chromosome 14, sHemOce1.pat.X.cur, whole genome shotgun sequence genome includes a region encoding these proteins:
- the LOC132822059 gene encoding carboxypeptidase inhibitor SmCI-like, translating into MQSSETMRDKVNPTTAPQQERYRREAIEQEPCLLGLDEGTCSRYTLRWYYHRKTDRCRPFIYSGCSGNANRFQTQEECEQRCKNNKEPSKQGRS; encoded by the exons atgCAAAGCTCAGAAACAATGC GCGATAAAGTAAACCCTACAACCGCACCACAACAGGAAAGGTATAGAAGAGAAGCCATCGAACAAG AGCCCTGCCTGTTGGGCCTGGATGAAGGAACATGTTCCAGGTACACACTGCGTTGGTATTACCACAGGAAGACAGACAGATGCCGACCCTTCATTTACAGTGGCTGCAGCGGCAACGCAAACCGATTCCAGACGCAGGAGGAGTGTGAACAGAGGTGCAAGAACAACAAAG AACCAAGCAAGCAAGGCAGAAGCTGA